One genomic segment of Camelus ferus isolate YT-003-E chromosome 19, BCGSAC_Cfer_1.0, whole genome shotgun sequence includes these proteins:
- the DEFB129 gene encoding beta-defensin 129, with protein MKLLFPIFASLMLQYQVNTEYFGLGRCVMGFGRCKDHCAMDEKEVEKCRKKKCCIGPKVVQLIKSYLQNEMLHGLEEDSQKLLKTTKNSSLMMQTKYHIFSLLPKIKSSNPFANINTIIIPNGTAGDSATANPMISRKTTHTSTSTKSDTKERRDSATDSLPLAPPP; from the exons ATGAAGCTCCTTTTTCCTATCTTTGCCAGTCTCATGCTACAGTACCAGGTGAACACAG AATACTTTGGCTTGGGAAGATGTGTGATGGGTTTTGGGAGATGCAAAGACCACTGTGCCATGGATGAAAAAGAGGTagagaaatgcagaaagaaaaaatgttgtaTTGGACCAAAAGTGGTTCAATTAATAAAAAGCTACCTGCAGAATGAAATGCTCCACGGACTTGAAGAAGACTCCCAGAAACTGCTAAAAACTACCAAGAATTCTAGCTTAATGATGCAAACAAAGTatcatattttctctcttctccccaaaatCAAAAGTTCCAACCCTTTTGCCAACATCAACACCATCATCATCCCAAATGGCACCGCTGGGGACTCTGCCACCGCCAACCCCATGATCTCAAGAAAGACTACACACACTTCTACTTCTACTAAGAGTGACACCAAGGAAAGAAGAGATTCAGCCACTGACTCCCTGCCACTAGCACCACCACCATAG